A stretch of the Theileria equi strain WA chromosome 1, complete sequence genome encodes the following:
- a CDS encoding hypothetical protein (encoded by transcript BEWA_031220A) produces MFSHTSAILLGSLSHRAPLTPFIRRFASKKDIKIATKITDLYTNEEPKPDAKQRSQDIKRKIRYVYYDPTLVQRIAILKARFFATGWMYAVTAILAYLALRSIYWCQDRFLKDRFGI; encoded by the exons ATGTTTTCGCACACATCCGCAATACTTTTAGGCTCACTGAGCCATAGAGCGCCCTTAACTCCCTTTATTCGGCGCTTTGCCTCTAAAAAGGACATTAAAATCGCAACGAAAATCACCGACTTGTACACTAACGAAGAACCGAAGCCAGACGCCAAGCAGAGGAGCCAAGACATCAAGAGGAAGATACGATATGTTTATTATGATCCAACTCTTGTACAGAGAATCGCAAT ATTAAAGGCAAGATTCTTTGCGACCGGGTGGATGTACGCTGTCACGGCGATTTTGGCGTATTTGGCACTCAGATCCATTTATTGGTGTCAGGATCGCTTCCTCAAGGACAGATTTGGGATTTAG
- a CDS encoding hypothetical protein (encoded by transcript BEWA_031230A), whose translation MADKDGVIIELKNKPTTNHTYQASTTTGTGNVKITVTRSTEPLGSDFLKYTHTPENRQPFALKEVKDDSNQPIPGPTNIDNVTSVSAYYWQHENGPGTTPGKALLLIVTTRGGKNETKYYGNRKSADGNNKWIVLNSGSRPHLLYSDIERTLDDLVCSNYDAVTIDLSKGTSEYHGRSSKDPYCCRCDGHNNTKITVTIDKVPAASKVEYFKHSITNPKHKLARIRYYDKGEGTYRTNNPNYRRRIKSHALKFPTSDVRSVSAFYCGQNPALIYVDGGTATGWYKKPTSSDKDEQWTQVDILQGITPEKITECTNFNKLKNVVYCASTVTCPQPALSPANLSGPADPGPRGPALSEEVPASDLSDQVPDTESETKILLQATPAPATASPAAPEAKKEPFVSILTGSSALAGYVSSGTLAGSAATFFGGWKLYNRYKGDPWVRQI comes from the coding sequence ATGGCGGACAAAGATGGAGTAATCATTGAGCTAAAAAACAAGCCAACTACCAATCATACATATCAAGCTTCTACCACTACCGGAACCGGTAATGTTAAAATTACTGTCACAAGATCTACTGAACCTCTTGGATCTgacttcctcaagtatACCCATACTCCAGAAAATAGACAACCATTCGCACTAAAAGaagttaaagatgatagCAATCAACCTATTCCAGGACCAACAAATATAGATAATGTAACTTCAGTttctgcttattactggCAACATGAGAATGGTCCTGGTACTACTCCTGGAAAGGCTCTCCTTTTAATTGTTACTACTAGGGgtggaaagaatgaaacCAAGTATTACGGCAATAGAAAGAGTGCTGATGGTAATAATAAGTGGATTGTACTTAATAGCGGTTCTAGACCTCACCTACTCTATAGTGATATTGAAAGGACACTAGATGATCTGGTTTGTTCGAACTATGATGCAGTCACCATAGATCTTAGCAAGGGTACGTCAGAGTACCATGGCAGAAGCAGTAAAGATCCATATTGTTGCCGTTGTGATGGTCATAATAACACAAAGATCACGGTTACTATTGATAAAGTTCCAGCTGCATCTAAAGTTGAATACTTCAAACACTCCATTACAAATCCTAAGCATAAACTTGCAAGGATAAGGTACTACGATAAGGGTGAAGGTACTTATAGGACTAATAATCCCAACTatagaagacgtataaagtCTCATGCATTGAAATTTCCAACCTCTGACGTAAGAAGCGTCTCTGCATTTTATTGCGGACAGAATCCAGCTCTTATTTACGTTGATGGAGGTACAGCCACAGGCTGGTACAAGAAGCCTACCAGtagtgataaagatgagCAGTGGACACAAGTAGATATTCTCCAAGGCATAACACCGGAGAAAATTACTGAATGTACTAACTTTAACAAActtaaaaatgtagtatattGTGCAAGTACTGTAACATGTCCTCAACCTGCTCTATCTCCTGCTAATCTTTCCGGACCTGCTGATCCTGGACCTAGAGGACCTGCTCTATCTGAGGAAGTCCCAGCTtctgacttatctgaccaggttcctgatacagagtcaGAGACcaagattcttctacaagCTACTCCTGCTCCTGCTACTGCTTCTCCTGCTGCTCCTGAAGCTAAAAAGGAACCTTTTGTTAGTATTCTTACTGGTAGCTCTGCATTAGCTGGATATGTCTCTTCAGGTACCCTTGCTGGAAGTGCcgcaacattttttggaggatggaaactttataatcgctataaaggagatccttgggttagacagatttaa
- a CDS encoding hypothetical protein (encoded by transcript BEWA_031240A), producing MASYMPPSDFSNGGNGNLYGSGNYNANNLGGYMGANSVYGGNEAPQQVPYGDAMHAEGYPKSENPQLNFNMMMSPGMQKPMDYGNVQPDISYPVYPQNIPAGGAGQAGNPMVTNDMFTQFKNGQYFRNENLPLRPLTLERDYLYSKSILKSNLSFKEAATAMLSMASSSKKSTSGGSGKIRATAKARKSTVSVPKQNVPYKSASGTQEPPSVRTPDEAKPGAIFPGMMGEQLTPSLVSENGTPMNWVPIKKMTSTTLTPRNKQFGPMPKGGAVGAPKNEMFGKMNVVEEMNLEKEMTPNVKRNTSSSAAIMMETFQILLSNKKKRIRNCLVEDCRHSIGEQPKIDVQYNSLDVGGEKVYQLSEILSSLLPYHLFYFENILEKFVPFQPEGYKGVKEDVDKLDKEVEMILNGCEEAESLRSVSVCIIVARWNECVITTGSSGLVCVE from the exons ATGGCTTCGTATATGCCTCCTTCCGACTTTTCCAACGGTGGAAATGGGAATCTCTATGGGAGCGGCAACTACAATGCCAACAATCTTGGTGGTTACATGGGAGCAAATAGTGTGTATGGAGGCAATGAAGCGCCTCAACAGGTCCCCTATGGAGACGCTATGCATGCGGAAGGATATCCCAAGTCTGAGAATCCTCAGCTAAACTTTAACATGATGATGAGTCCGGGGATGCAAAAGCCCATGGACTATGGCAACGTTCAGCCAGATATTAGCTACCCAGTTTATCCTCAGAATATTCCTGCGGGAGGAGCTGGTCAAGCTGGGAATCCCATGGTGACAAACGATATGTTTACACAGTTTAAAAATGGGCAGTACTTTAGGAATGAGAACCTCCCTCTACGGCCCTTGACTCTGGAGAGAGATTATCTATACAGCAAAAGCATTCTAAAGTCAAACCTCTCTTTTAAGGAGGCAGCAACTGCAATGTTGTCAATGGCctcatcctccaaaaaGAGTACTTCTGGTGGCTCTGGTAAAATTAGAGCTACAGCAAAAGCCAGAAAGAGCACTGTGAGTGTTCCTAAACAAAATGTACCATACAAGAGCGCTTCTGGCACTCAGGAACCTCCTAGTGTTCGTACTCCAGACGAGGCAAAGCCTGGCGCCATTTTTCCTGGAATGATGGGTGAACAATTAACTCCCTCGCTTGTGAGCGAAAATGGTACCCCAATGAACTGGGTGCCTATTAAAAAGATGACTAGTACCACACTCACACCAAGGAATAAACAGTTTGGACCAATGCCAAAGGGTGGAGCTGTTGGAGctccaaagaatgaaatgTTTGGAAAGATGAATGTGGTTGAGGAGATGAACcttgaaaaggaaatgaCACCAAATGTTAAACGGAATACATCCTCCTCCGCTGCTATCATGATGGAGACATTTCAGATTTTACTCTCCAATAAAAAAAAGAG AATTCGCAATTGTTTGGTAGAGGACTGTCGGCATTCGATAGGAGAGCAGCCAAAGATTGATGTACAGTATAATAGTTTGGATGTTGGTGGCGAAAAGGTGTATCAGCTGAGTGAGATTTTGTCATCCTTGCTCCCATATCACCTGTTTTACTTTGAGAATATTctggaaaagtttgtacCCTTTCAGCCTGAGGGGTACAAGGGTGTGAAGGAAGACGTGGATAAACTTGACAAGGAAGTTGAGATGATTTTAAATGGATGTGAAGAAGCGGAAAGCCTGAGATCGGTAAGTGTTTGCATAATCGTCGCAAGATGGAATGAATGCGTTATCACAACGGGCTCATCAGGATTAGTTTGTGTAGAATAG
- a CDS encoding glutaredoxin-1, grx1, putative (encoded by transcript BEWA_031250A) — protein sequence MLFVTVKILALVSIAFLPSYSSFNRFPNVLFRGASVSLFALNPVSANKMSGNDVKGWVDGLIKKHQIVVFAKSYCPYCVSAIDAIRGLNPDDLHVENIEDNKHCTEIQDYLGSLTGARSVPRVFLGGKFFGDSTFTVGAIQNGTFAHELKKLKKADL from the exons ATGCTGTTTGTGACGGTAAAGATCCTTGCTTTGGTTTCTATTGCCTTCTTACCTTCTTACTCTTCCTTCAATCGTTTTCCAAACGTCCTCTTTAGAGGTGCTAGTGTAAGCTTGTTCGCTCTCAATCCCGTATCTGCTAACAAAATGTCCGGTAACGATGTCAAGGGCTGGGTCGATGGCCTCATCAAGAAACATCAAATCGTCGTCTTTGCCAAGTCGTACTGCCCTTACTGCGTAAGTGCTATCGACGCTATTAGGGGCCTAAACCCAGATGATTTGCATGTAGAAAATATTGAGGATAATAAACACTGTACCGAAATTCAAGACTACCTTGGAAGCCTTACAG GAGCAAGATCGGTACCTCGCGTCTTCCTTGGAGGAAAGTTCTTTGGTGACTCCACCTTTACCGTAGGAGCTATCCAAAACGGCACATTTGCTCACGAATTGaaaaaactcaaaaagGCTGACCTTTAA
- a CDS encoding serine protease, putative (encoded by transcript BEWA_031260A): MAFSSASLSDEKVSSSQDLKTEVNEHVPKFEAPLEIKKEFPDRVFPSLRDTFSSIIKLYCDSTDPNYSQPWQMRRQIKSIGSGFAIKNRLIVTNAHCVSWQNRCLLRKYGSTIKYPAKIIEIGHECDLAILTVEDDSFWEGIIPLELGTVPNLHDSVTVVGYPTGGDNLCITSGVVSRVDVTTYAHSNFRLLCAQIDAAINAGNSGGPALKDGKVIGVAFQAYDEAQNIGYIIPTSIILQFLRNIDVHKKYTGFVTIGITYQLLANPSIKSFFGLDKITPKDLPEGVTPGGIMVCQYDKILSKEENGLKNRDIILQVNGYDVADDGTVHFRDVERVHLAYALTNKFLGDVCDFTILRDGKIMKISVKLQRPNYLVPEHQWDKMPRYYIYGGLVFIPLTMEYLKDEFGKTFYERAPHALLKPLSDMFATERDEEVVILSQILASDLTIGYDFKNIRLVKVNDVKVKNLKHLEDILLKTTKDSKFVTFQFEHEIIVVLESDKVPLIESQILEQHAISSHKSREL; encoded by the exons ATGGCCTTTTCATCTGCCAGTTTATctgatgaaaaggtttcGAGTTCCCAGGATCTCAAAACTGAGGTAAATGAACATGTGCCAAAGTTTGAGGCACCTCTTGAAATCAAAAAGGAGTTCCCAGACAGGGTATTCCCTTCTCTAAGGGACACATTCTCGAGTATAATAAAGCTCTATTGCGATTCTACCGACCCAAACTACTCCCAGCCGTGGCAAATGAGGAGACAAATCAAAAGCATTGG GTCCGGTTTTGCAATAAAGAATAGATTAATCGTCACAAATGCGCATTGCGTATCCTGGCAGAATCGGTGTTTGTTGAGGAAATACGG ATCAACGATAAAGTATCCAGCAAAGATTATAGAAATTGGTCATGAATGTGACTTGGCCATTTTGACTGTGGAAGACGACTCCTTTTGGGAGGGTATCATTCCTCTAGAACTTGGAACTGTGCCGAATCTACACGACAGTGTAACAGTCGTTGGCTATCCCACCGGTGGAGATAACCTCTGCATAACATCCGGAGTTGTTAGCAGAGTAGACGTTACAACTTATGCTCACTCGAACTTTAG GCTATTATGTGCTCAAATCGATGCGGCGATAAATGCAGGGAACTCTGGTGGACCAGctctaaaggatggaaaggTCATTGGTGTTGCTTTTCAGGCCTATGACGAAGCTCAAAACATTGGCTACATCATTCCCACCTCCATCATTTTGCAGTTTTTACGCAACATTGATGTGCACAAAAAGTACACTGGATTTGTTACTATTGGCATCACCTACCAACTTTTGGCTAATCCTTCCATAAAGTCGTTTTTTGGACTCGATAAGATTACCCCAAAGGACCTTCCGGAGGGAGTAACTCCTGGTGGTATTATGGTTTGTCAGTATGACAAGATATTGAGCAAAGAAGAAAACGGTTTAAAGAACAGGGACATTATCTTACAGGTCAATGGCTACGACGTTGCTGATGATGGCACCGTCCACTTTAGGGACGTTGAAAGGGTCCATTTGGCTTACGCCCTTACAAACAAGTTTCTTGGAGATGTTTGCGACTTTACCATTCTTAGGGATGGtaaaataatgaagattTCG GTGAAATTGCAAAGACCAAATTACTTGGTGCCAGAACACCAGTGGGATAAGATGCCCCGCTATTACATTTACGGAGGACTCGTATTCATTCCCCTCACTATGGAGTACCTCAAG GATGAGTTTGGCAAGACGTTTTACGAGAGAGCTCCTCATGCTTTGCTAAAACCCTTGAGCGACATGTTCGCAACCGAGAGGGACGAAGAGGTGGTAATTCTGAGTCAAATTCTAGCTTCAGACTTGACGATTGGCTACGACTTTAAGAACATTCGTTTAGTAAAGGTCAATGATGTAAAGGTGAAGAATTTGAAACATCTCGAGGACATTCTACTCAAGACTACAAAGGATTCCAAGTTTGTCACGTTTCAGTTTGAACATGAAATCATTGTCGTACTCGAAAGCGACAAGGTGCCTCTTATTGAATCGCAAATTCTAGAGCAACACGCCATTTCATCGCACAAGTCTAGAGAGCTCTAG
- a CDS encoding 60S ribosomal protein L10, putative (encoded by transcript BEWA_031270A): MFTSLTVVASWLALICYPGAYRGTLEAFRPVNDFKSQTFHFGGLGGYKYSECIPQNFKTTRLGKTKTIGDLKALLTKSQIVIQVNATRITVKDRENINNALAKFIKGEEGSTDPSIKVQMAKNTLMEKALEGTEFVELTPSLKGTNIYIFVYDDKVVPEVIGIINGLRKGDKSVRRHFKYSAAIYAHTMIPMQQVQNLEFLGSREALVARFASLLQGSIQGLAAAVNSVSSSLASVLGQVCKRDADTCDKE, translated from the coding sequence ATGTTCACCTCACTGACAGTCGTGGCATCATGGCTCGCGCTCATTTGTTACCCGGGGGCCTACCGAGGCACACTGGAGGCCTTTAGGCCAGTAAACGACTTTAAATCGCAAACATTCCACTTTGGAGGACTTGGAGGCTACAAATACTCTGAGTGTATCCCTCAAAACTTCAAGACTACGCGTCTGGGAAAGACCAAGACCATCGGAGACCTCAAGGCTCTACTCACTAAATCGCAGATTGTCATTCAAGTTAACGCCACCAGGATCACTGTAAAGGACAGAGAAAACATCAACAATGCACTTGCAAAGTTTATAAAGGGGGAAGAAGGCTCTACGGATCCGTCCATAAAGGTCCAAATGGCGAAGAACACACTCATGGAAAAGGCCCTGGAAGGCACAGAATTTGTTGAACTCACACCCAGTCTCAAGGGGACgaacatttacatttttgtataCGACGATAAAGTCGTGCCAGAGGTCATTGGAATCATTAACGGACTGAGAAAGGGTGATAAGTCAGTCAGGAGACATTTCAAGTATTCGGCTGCAATTTATGCACATACGATGATTCCCATGCAGCAGGTGCAGAACCTTGAATTTTTGGGTTCTAGAGAGGCGCTTGTTGCCCGCTTTGCATCGTTGCTGCAAGGGAGCATTCAGGGATTGGCTGCCGCTGTAAACTCTGTCTCCTCATCACTTGCCTCTGTCCTGGGCCAAGTTTGCAAACGTGACGCTGACACGTGTGATAAAGAGTGA
- a CDS encoding signal peptide-containing protein (encoded by transcript BEWA_031280A), with translation MNAIVALISAVSVFAVSAAFVDFAGNSAVVKGVHHGAHVAHFVAGGADVNGLKCGANFEWALPEGKFLKEVLAFSHCKKGGLVLFHVSFVDGSEGFFHVVGGVAEELAHRVWFGKLAKGTCKHAPALAGLPHHAVLADLAHVLA, from the coding sequence ATGAACGCTATTGTTGCTTTGATCTCTGCTGTCAGCGTCTTCGCTGTCTCTGCTGCTTTCGTTGACTTTGCCGGCAACAGTGCCGTCGTCAAGGGTGTCCACCATGGTGCCCATGTTGCTCACTTTGTCGCCGGTGGTGCCGATGTCAATGGTCTCAAGTGCGGTGCTAACTTCGAGTGGGCTTTGCCCGAGGGCAAGTTCCTCAAGGAAGTCTTGGCCTTCTCTCACTGCAAGAAAGGTGGTCTTGTTTTGTTCCACGTTTCCTTCGTTGATGGATCTGAGGGCTTCTTCCATGTCGTTGGTGGTGTTGCTGAGGAGCTTGCTCACCGTGTCTGGTTCGGAAAGCTCGCCAAGGGTACCTGCAAGCATGCTCCAGCCCTTGCTGGCTTGCCACATCATGCTGTTTTGGCTGACTTGGCTCATGTCTTGGCTTAA
- a CDS encoding hypothetical protein (encoded by transcript BEWA_031290A), producing MTALPGVTIDIKESPDGSAEKVYTVPPYGSTGQQVKLTKEENPPGFLKFTHTKNGGGSFTVEKVIYGQNNYSKDYKMELKIPEHEGIQHIAVWYWNNDPSLNNPLLVEVKMRDGNFIYSSNKGGNSWQPLSGYSNPQHNQLQGEKLETQLDGLNCRLNDAVTITLTFQNSEVYKNKSYCCDYHNPNATSGRVSVTIDKVRCTRGHNSADYYKHTISSNYKLAKIKYHITNGDRKWRRIKSDDLSFPITSSVSVYALYCKQDPKLIYIEGGSSATGWYKKKDGGSNGNEEWTKVPDLRKITHRNLDAGTLNHEQYNQLVGALKEAGCTGLRICPDPPPPPPPPPPPLPGGAGNPGPKGPLGKGGKNGNETPTRPDTGELIGPAGTQGRDDPTGVDAGGPGSVPTSPPGTAATGPDGKPPTLTTTTTTTTTTTEVSDAVPGPGEPQRSIGAAPAAFGLGLILKISSGVFGGSGAVGLAGYHLYKHTRDPWVRQI from the coding sequence ATGACTGCTCTACCTGGTGTTACCATAGACATAAAGGAAAGTCCTGATGGTTCAGCAGAAAAGGTTTATACTGTACCTCCTTATGGATCCACTGGCCAACAAGTTAAGCTGACCAAGGAAGAGAACCCTCCAGGGTTCTTAAAGTTCACGCATACCAAGAATGGTGGAGGATCTTTTACGGTTGAAAAAGTTATATACGGACAGAATAACTATAGCAAGGACTACAAGATGGAACTGAAAATACCTGAACATGAAGGGATACAACATATAGCAGTCTGGTATTGGAACAATGACCCGAGTTTAAACAATCCCCTTTTGGTAGAAGTTAAAATGCGGGACGGGAATTTTATTTATAGCTCTAACAAAGGAGGTAATAGCTGGCAACCACTTTCTGGATATTCAAACCCTCAACATAATCAACTCCAAGGTGAGAAACTTGAAACTCAACTGGATGGCCTCAACTGTAGACTCAATGATGCAGTTACAATTACTCTTACCTTTCAGAATTCTGAGGTATATAAAAATAAGTCATACTGTTGCGATTACCATAATCCTAATGCTACTAGCGGGAGGGTCTCTGTTACTATTGATAAAGTTCGTTGTACACGGGGTCATAACAGTGCCGATTATTACAAACACACAATTTCTAGTAATtataaacttgcaaagattaAGTACCATATTACCAATGGTGATAGAAAATGGAGGCGTATAAAGTCTGATGACCTTTCCTTTCCTATCACAAGCTCAGTTAGTGTATATGCATTATACTGCAAACAGGACCCTAAACTCATCTACATTGAAGGTGGAAGTTCAGCTACAGGCtggtacaagaagaaagatggtGGTAGTAATGGCAATGAAGAATGGACCAAAGTCCCTGATCTCCGAAAGATAACACATAGGAATCTGGACGCAGGCACTCTAAACCATGAACAATATAACCAACTTGTTGGCGCACTAAAAGAGGCTGGATGTACAGGCTTGAGAATATGTCCTGATCCTCCTCCACCACCGCCTCCGCCGCCCCCTCCTCTACCTGGCGGTGCTGGCAATCCTGGACCTAAAGGACCTCTTGGTAAAGGTGGTAAAAATGGTAATGAAACTCCTACTAGACCTGATACTGGTGAACTTATTGGACCTGCTGGTACTCAAGGTAGAGATGATCCTACTGGAGTTGATGCTGGAGGACCAGGTTCTGTTCCTACTAGTCCACCTGGTACTGCTGCTACTGGACCTGACGGTAAACCTCCTACTcttactactactactactactactactactactactgaagTTTCTGATGCTGTTCCTGGACCTGGTGAACCTCAAAGATCTATTGGAGCCGCTCCTGCTGCTTTTGGTTTAGGATTAATCCTTAAAATATCTTCAGGtgtttttggtggaagTGGCGCAGTTGGTCTGGCAGgttatcatttatataagCATACCagagatccttgggttagacagatttag